In Nitrosophilus alvini, the following are encoded in one genomic region:
- a CDS encoding tetratricopeptide repeat protein → MSWHKKFFLILPFLFFFNLQAQNLSDINRSDNNATSVKETNTTKKKEQEKFVFKQAMRDYRLGSYYEAVDEFSKILSNPASPYYKKSLLMLGKVYLQIGKRTGIKKYLWTADAFLNLYAGKTKKLDWDYYYTKGNVYETLEFYDKAYANYKIALFKTDSNEEQIKTIIAIMRVGVWLKRKDIVTKYAVVLNMSKLKKEHRKELDFLKGMQFFTKKDYKKAFEFFLKTYREFESYLLDNPQYYLLIAETAYRMGDYSFAEKLFRRIFNLIKNREVLKKALLRMGDIGLKKGDVKSALNYYYQLVSKYPKSQEATVAKLKLLSIIKEKPEIESKLKELLPEADFLKNPDGFIVKTLVLNRTNYIGRFAIANFGVISFELESEKLYERLTWELSLLSSDRLDYEQIEYIRDLWTPYLLNIEPKIACRLYNANPLFFKVVFDQKVLIKISGFLKECTENRRRLEFLEYILNRWTTDANRFLLAKALYEIGDFQKCIDVLKKIKRKNCEYYKLYSKSCIIGNLDCANIPEKCEIVCSEADFEAKVVSNYAKLVREEPEAIEFIIKNIDKISSIYKRDEIVKKLIQKCSEFLIERREYRKIITILEPIKAKIGKNCYIDALLVLSYVRIGKMNYAKEAAKELDGCEDNWAVIAKSIYEAETLKTEASNE, encoded by the coding sequence ATGTCTTGGCATAAAAAATTTTTTCTTATACTCCCTTTCCTCTTTTTTTTCAATCTTCAGGCGCAAAATCTGTCCGATATAAACAGATCAGATAATAATGCTACCTCTGTAAAAGAGACAAATACCACAAAGAAAAAAGAACAGGAGAAATTTGTTTTCAAACAGGCTATGAGAGATTACAGGCTTGGTTCTTATTATGAAGCTGTGGACGAATTTTCCAAAATACTCTCGAACCCTGCTTCTCCCTATTATAAAAAATCTTTACTGATGCTTGGCAAAGTATATCTTCAGATCGGAAAACGTACAGGAATAAAGAAATATCTGTGGACAGCTGACGCTTTTTTAAACCTTTACGCCGGAAAGACAAAAAAGCTCGATTGGGATTACTACTATACAAAAGGAAACGTTTATGAGACTTTGGAATTTTATGATAAGGCTTATGCAAATTACAAAATAGCTCTTTTCAAGACAGACTCAAACGAAGAACAGATAAAAACTATAATAGCAATTATGAGAGTTGGGGTCTGGCTAAAAAGAAAGGATATAGTTACAAAATATGCTGTTGTTCTCAACATGTCAAAACTTAAAAAAGAGCACAGAAAAGAGCTGGATTTTTTAAAAGGAATGCAGTTCTTTACAAAAAAAGATTATAAAAAAGCATTCGAATTTTTTTTAAAAACATACAGAGAGTTTGAATCCTATCTGCTAGACAATCCTCAATATTATCTTCTTATAGCCGAAACTGCTTATAGAATGGGAGATTATAGTTTTGCCGAAAAACTTTTCAGAAGAATTTTCAATTTGATTAAGAATAGAGAAGTTTTGAAAAAAGCTCTTCTTAGGATGGGCGATATTGGGCTTAAAAAGGGAGATGTAAAAAGTGCTCTGAATTACTATTATCAGCTTGTGTCAAAATATCCCAAAAGTCAGGAAGCCACGGTGGCTAAGCTCAAACTTTTGTCAATAATCAAAGAGAAACCTGAAATTGAATCAAAGCTCAAAGAGCTTTTACCTGAAGCCGATTTTTTAAAAAATCCGGACGGCTTTATAGTAAAAACCCTTGTTTTAAACAGAACCAACTATATAGGCAGATTTGCTATAGCCAATTTTGGAGTAATATCATTTGAGCTTGAGAGTGAAAAACTTTATGAGCGTCTTACCTGGGAACTCTCTTTGCTTTCATCCGACAGGCTTGATTACGAACAGATTGAGTATATCAGAGACCTTTGGACGCCGTACCTTCTGAATATTGAACCGAAAATTGCATGCAGACTGTATAATGCAAATCCTCTATTTTTTAAAGTCGTATTTGATCAGAAAGTATTGATAAAAATTTCCGGATTTTTGAAAGAGTGTACCGAAAACAGACGACGGCTTGAATTTCTTGAGTATATACTTAACAGATGGACAACCGATGCAAACAGGTTTCTTCTTGCAAAAGCTCTTTACGAAATAGGTGATTTTCAAAAATGTATAGATGTGTTGAAAAAGATAAAGAGAAAAAACTGCGAATATTATAAATTATACTCCAAAAGCTGTATAATAGGCAATCTTGATTGCGCAAATATACCTGAAAAGTGTGAAATTGTCTGCTCCGAAGCTGATTTTGAGGCGAAGGTTGTTTCAAATTATGCAAAGCTTGTTCGCGAAGAACCGGAAGCAATAGAGTTTATAATAAAGAATATAGATAAAATTTCATCTATTTACAAAAGGGATGAAATTGTAAAAAAACTTATACAAAAATGCAGCGAATTTCTGATTGAACGCAGAGAATACAGAAAAATCATAACTATTTTGGAGCCCATCAAAGCGAAAATCGGAAAAAACTGTTATATAGACGCCCTATTAGTATTATCTTATGTTAGAATTGGTAAAATGAATTACGCCAAAGAGGCGGCAAAAGAACTTGACGGTTGTGAAGACAACTGGGCAGTCATAGCAAAAAGCATATATGAAGCCGAAACCCTCAAAACGGAGGCCTCCAATGAGTGA
- a CDS encoding flagellar hook assembly protein FlgD → MASITDYTTVTGFNGQEIQVVDANYDNSEMNQEDFLKVLLANFQYQDPFEAQDISQFINDTLKLRELEVMNDFESAVQTLTSGSSSTLLLQASNLINEKIIYEGNQTFIQNGTGKVEFKLANNAEIVDLYIYDKNGDVVESETFSNLSGGVIYPFEINNSSLEDGYYSVAVIARNADEDVASTVYSTALVTGIERDEDNIVALYENGSIDLDNITQIGG, encoded by the coding sequence ATGGCTTCGATAACAGACTACACAACTGTAACCGGTTTCAATGGTCAGGAAATTCAGGTTGTTGATGCAAACTATGACAATTCAGAAATGAATCAGGAAGATTTTCTGAAAGTTTTACTGGCAAATTTTCAGTATCAGGATCCCTTTGAAGCACAGGATATCAGTCAATTTATAAATGATACGCTCAAACTCAGAGAACTAGAAGTCATGAATGATTTTGAAAGTGCTGTACAGACTCTTACTTCCGGAAGTTCTTCAACACTTCTTCTTCAGGCATCAAATCTGATAAATGAGAAAATTATATATGAGGGAAATCAGACATTTATCCAAAACGGTACTGGTAAAGTAGAGTTTAAACTTGCCAACAATGCAGAGATAGTTGATTTGTATATTTACGATAAAAACGGAGATGTAGTGGAGAGCGAAACTTTTTCAAATCTCAGCGGCGGCGTTATATATCCTTTCGAGATAAATAACAGTTCCTTGGAAGATGGCTATTACAGTGTTGCGGTAATCGCAAGAAATGCGGATGAGGATGTTGCTTCTACCGTATATTCGACGGCTCTTGTTACAGGAATAGAAAGAGATGAAGACAATATAGTCGCTCTTTATGAGAACGGTTCAATTGATTTAGACAATATTACCCAGATAGGAGGATAA
- a CDS encoding AAA family ATPase, translated as MEDQAKGLRELVSRHKTLVNSKYITIASGKGGVGKTNFSVNFAYTLSKVFRKKVLLIDADIGMANVHILLNADPSKNMKNVLNGENLENVIVNSKGFDALLGFSGVDSISEMDETSVHVLLNALEKVSNRYDYVIIDTGAGIDSKVASFLRASSKSYIITTPEPTALMDAYALIKTVYNIYGYSRFKIVVNMCRSKEEGYNTFSKLKVSTKKFLGIDLELIGLLPVTNNLKKCVKKKALITESFPADGFTQEIKKISAIEVEEPVDSQQTQNFWGKVFDFLKKPRA; from the coding sequence ATGGAAGATCAAGCTAAAGGTTTAAGAGAACTTGTAAGCCGGCACAAAACTCTTGTAAATAGCAAATATATCACTATTGCAAGTGGTAAAGGCGGAGTCGGAAAAACAAACTTTTCTGTCAATTTTGCATATACCCTGTCGAAAGTTTTCAGGAAAAAAGTGCTTTTGATTGATGCAGATATTGGTATGGCAAATGTCCATATCCTTTTAAATGCGGACCCTTCCAAAAATATGAAAAATGTTTTAAATGGTGAAAATCTTGAAAATGTCATCGTGAATTCAAAAGGCTTTGACGCGCTTTTGGGATTTTCGGGAGTCGATTCTATATCGGAAATGGACGAAACAAGTGTTCATGTACTGCTTAACGCCCTTGAAAAAGTTTCAAACAGGTATGACTATGTGATTATAGATACGGGAGCAGGGATAGATAGCAAAGTAGCAAGTTTTCTGCGTGCGTCGAGCAAATCTTATATCATAACAACACCGGAACCTACCGCCCTGATGGATGCATATGCACTTATAAAAACGGTTTATAATATCTATGGATACAGCAGGTTTAAGATAGTTGTAAATATGTGCAGAAGCAAAGAAGAGGGATATAACACTTTTTCAAAACTCAAAGTGTCCACCAAAAAGTTTCTCGGCATAGACCTGGAACTTATTGGTCTTCTTCCTGTTACAAACAACCTCAAAAAATGTGTCAAGAAAAAAGCACTGATAACAGAAAGTTTTCCTGCAGACGGTTTTACACAAGAGATAAAGAAGATATCAGCAATAGAGGTTGAAGAACCTGTGGACTCCCAACAAACACAAAACTTCTGGGGAAAAGTTTTTGATTTTCTCAAAAAACCGAGGGCATAG
- a CDS encoding FliM/FliN family flagellar motor switch protein: MENNSIPDISFLNDVELKINVTVGKTSKMLMDIVALKEGDILKLDKGIEEYIDVHINNQIFALGEMVVANEKYGVRIVDLA, from the coding sequence ATGGAAAACAACAGCATACCGGATATTTCATTTTTGAACGATGTGGAACTGAAAATAAATGTAACTGTCGGAAAAACAAGCAAAATGCTTATGGATATAGTTGCACTAAAAGAGGGCGATATACTCAAGCTTGACAAAGGAATCGAAGAGTATATCGATGTCCACATCAACAATCAAATTTTTGCATTGGGAGAGATGGTTGTTGCAAATGAAAAATACGGTGTAAGGATTGTTGACCTTGCTTGA
- a CDS encoding flagellar basal body-associated FliL family protein: MAEENKEQEEQKGGGKKKLIIFLLLFIILAAGGGAAYKFLVLDKQAEEEKKEKKAEKIVEEIKNVEELGIQFDVGTFIVNLTDKDADRYLKISIVLEVQDEKIKAELEKRLPQIKDAITTLLFTKSSSELKNSEGIEQLKEEIIKRINAILPIGGVKNVYFTDFVIQTA; encoded by the coding sequence ATGGCTGAGGAGAACAAAGAGCAAGAAGAACAAAAGGGAGGGGGAAAGAAAAAACTTATAATTTTTCTCCTTCTTTTTATTATTTTAGCTGCAGGCGGTGGAGCAGCTTATAAATTCTTGGTTCTTGATAAACAGGCTGAGGAAGAGAAGAAAGAGAAAAAGGCCGAAAAGATTGTTGAAGAGATAAAAAATGTAGAAGAGTTGGGTATTCAGTTCGATGTTGGTACATTTATCGTAAACCTGACGGATAAAGATGCGGACAGGTATCTTAAAATATCAATTGTTCTTGAAGTTCAGGATGAAAAGATAAAAGCGGAGCTGGAAAAAAGACTTCCTCAGATAAAAGACGCTATTACAACACTGCTTTTTACAAAAAGCTCTAGTGAACTTAAAAATTCTGAAGGAATAGAGCAGCTAAAAGAGGAGATCATCAAAAGAATAAATGCGATTCTTCCTATCGGCGGTGTAAAAAATGTCTATTTTACAGATTTTGTAATACAAACAGCGTAA
- a CDS encoding flagellar hook protein FlgE has protein sequence MIQSFYTGNSGLNANKTWLSVISDNIANVNTIGFKGERANFEDLISSSLTTYSNSGVPKNIEIGGGSFVNSTTKDFSQGTFQTTNAPTDLALDGEGFFMLKNEAAELMYYSRNGQFRVDANGDLINQNGLKVQGWALDENGNLDGNMGSLNIPNSMDPKTTGEISFENPTNIDSTATVITAAFDAADSTTYNYVNSMTIYDSLGNPHTLSYYFVHTDAATNQWDVHVLLDNDTTQDFTISLEFDSQGRITSVSDGTNTATYTYDAQGNQTKTGNDPRTSFTLSNGATTPLETNIAFDHMRQLASDFIFYAQQDGNSKGDLMSIAVSEDGVIRATYTNGKVRDLARLAVATFKDKEMLIRKGDSVYLPNQQTFTPIIVPGGVISKIRSGMLEMSNVDISQEFINLITAQRAYQANAKTITTSDQILQTTMDIKR, from the coding sequence ATGATCCAGTCATTTTATACGGGAAATTCTGGACTGAACGCCAACAAAACCTGGCTTTCGGTAATATCTGACAACATAGCGAATGTCAATACCATAGGTTTCAAAGGTGAGAGGGCAAATTTTGAAGATCTTATTTCAAGTTCACTAACAACATACTCTAACAGCGGTGTCCCGAAAAATATAGAGATAGGCGGCGGTTCATTTGTCAATAGTACCACAAAGGACTTTAGCCAGGGAACTTTTCAGACAACAAACGCTCCTACAGACCTTGCTCTTGACGGAGAAGGTTTTTTCATGCTGAAAAATGAAGCTGCGGAACTGATGTACTACTCAAGAAACGGTCAGTTCAGGGTAGATGCCAACGGTGATTTGATAAACCAGAACGGTCTTAAAGTTCAGGGATGGGCGCTAGACGAGAACGGAAATCTTGACGGGAATATGGGAAGTCTCAATATTCCAAACTCAATGGATCCAAAAACAACAGGCGAAATCTCTTTTGAAAATCCTACCAATATCGATTCTACTGCTACGGTTATAACCGCTGCGTTTGACGCTGCTGATTCTACAACGTACAACTATGTAAATTCAATGACAATATATGACAGTCTTGGCAATCCACATACTCTATCATACTATTTTGTACATACCGATGCAGCTACAAATCAGTGGGATGTACATGTTTTGTTGGATAACGATACAACTCAGGACTTTACGATATCTCTTGAATTTGATTCACAAGGAAGAATAACAAGTGTATCAGATGGAACAAATACAGCTACTTATACATATGATGCTCAAGGAAATCAAACTAAAACTGGAAATGATCCAAGAACATCTTTTACTTTATCAAATGGAGCAACTACACCATTAGAAACAAATATTGCTTTTGACCATATGAGGCAGCTTGCATCCGATTTTATCTTTTATGCTCAGCAGGATGGAAACTCAAAAGGTGACTTGATGTCAATTGCTGTGAGTGAAGATGGAGTAATCAGAGCAACTTATACAAACGGGAAAGTTAGAGACCTTGCAAGACTGGCGGTTGCCACTTTCAAGGATAAAGAGATGCTTATAAGAAAAGGGGACAGTGTTTATCTGCCAAACCAACAGACATTTACTCCGATAATAGTGCCTGGAGGCGTTATAAGCAAGATAAGAAGCGGAATGCTTGAGATGAGTAATGTGGATATTTCTCAGGAGTTTATAAATCTGATTACAGCTCAAAGAGCATATCAGGCCAACGCGAAAACAATAACCACGTCTGATCAGATTTTGCAGACAACGATGGATATTAAAAGATAA
- the fliE gene encoding flagellar hook-basal body complex protein FliE has protein sequence MRVDGVSGDFNLFLDIETKIEKEPKAGFEDILKNFIADVNSELKSAGVAEEKLISGDVSNLEELMFQIQKADISFRLLTEVRNKALESYQDIMRMQV, from the coding sequence ATGAGAGTTGACGGAGTTTCAGGAGATTTCAATCTCTTTCTGGATATCGAAACAAAGATTGAGAAAGAACCGAAAGCCGGTTTTGAAGATATTTTAAAAAACTTTATAGCTGATGTAAACAGTGAACTCAAAAGCGCAGGAGTTGCCGAGGAGAAACTGATAAGCGGCGATGTATCCAACCTGGAGGAGCTGATGTTTCAGATCCAGAAAGCCGATATATCTTTCAGACTTCTGACAGAAGTGAGAAACAAAGCGTTGGAGAGCTATCAGGATATAATGAGAATGCAGGTATAG
- a CDS encoding FliI/YscN family ATPase: MKLKERLRSLPKYKVMGKIIGVSGPVIEAVLPRVSIGDSCLLENGIEAEVVGFKEQKTLLMSYDDTRGVKVGSFVEARLEPVSIGVGKELLGTVIDPFGNPLNKKSIIYTNYYYLRNDPINPLLRDRIHEPLDMGIRSINALLTIGKGQRVGIFAGAGIGKSTLLGMISRFTKTDVNVIALIGERGREVREFIEDNLGVDGLKKSVVVVATSDQTPLAKIRAVYSAIAIANYFSNIGKDVLFLVDSLTRLAMAQREIGLAVGEPPTSKGYTPSVFSLLPKIIEQAGSFAGKGSITGIYTILVEGDEISMDPVADAAVGFLDGHILLSRALSQKRVFPAIDVLKSISRLTPQIVSEEILQAQSKYIEIESAYEEAEEMINLGLYKKGTSQKIDLAISLHNRWENFLKQDVNEKVDIQKSFKQLKELVNDAKIA, from the coding sequence ATGAAATTAAAAGAGAGATTAAGAAGTTTACCTAAGTACAAGGTAATGGGCAAAATTATCGGTGTCAGCGGACCGGTAATCGAGGCGGTATTACCTAGAGTCTCAATAGGAGATTCATGTCTGCTTGAAAATGGTATCGAAGCGGAAGTTGTGGGATTTAAAGAACAGAAAACTCTTCTTATGTCCTATGATGACACAAGAGGCGTAAAAGTAGGCAGTTTTGTTGAGGCAAGACTGGAGCCGGTAAGTATCGGTGTGGGAAAAGAATTGCTTGGAACAGTGATAGATCCTTTCGGAAATCCTCTTAATAAAAAATCGATTATCTATACAAATTATTACTATCTTCGAAACGATCCAATAAATCCGCTTTTAAGAGACAGAATACATGAACCTCTCGATATGGGAATAAGAAGCATAAATGCGCTTCTAACGATAGGAAAAGGACAAAGGGTAGGGATATTTGCCGGTGCAGGTATCGGAAAAAGTACTCTTCTTGGAATGATTTCTAGATTTACAAAAACCGATGTAAACGTGATAGCCCTCATAGGAGAGAGGGGAAGAGAAGTGAGGGAGTTTATAGAGGACAATCTGGGTGTTGACGGGCTTAAAAAGTCAGTTGTTGTGGTAGCTACTTCGGACCAGACCCCTCTTGCGAAAATCAGGGCGGTATATTCTGCGATTGCCATTGCAAACTATTTCTCAAATATAGGGAAAGATGTTCTTTTTCTTGTTGATTCTCTGACTCGTCTTGCAATGGCGCAAAGAGAGATAGGGCTTGCGGTAGGAGAGCCGCCAACTTCAAAAGGATATACGCCTTCCGTTTTCTCTCTTCTTCCCAAAATTATCGAGCAGGCCGGAAGTTTTGCAGGGAAAGGAAGTATAACCGGTATCTATACCATTCTTGTTGAAGGGGATGAAATATCAATGGATCCTGTTGCAGATGCTGCAGTCGGATTTTTGGACGGGCATATTCTTCTATCCAGAGCACTTTCTCAAAAAAGAGTTTTTCCGGCAATTGACGTTTTGAAAAGTATAAGCAGACTTACGCCTCAGATAGTCAGTGAAGAGATTTTACAGGCTCAGTCAAAATATATAGAAATAGAATCTGCATACGAAGAGGCTGAAGAGATGATAAATCTTGGTCTTTATAAAAAAGGAACATCACAAAAAATAGACCTTGCGATAAGTCTGCATAATAGATGGGAAAATTTTCTGAAACAGGATGTAAATGAAAAAGTCGACATTCAAAAAAGTTTTAAACAGCTAAAAGAACTGGTTAATGATGCAAAAATTGCATAA
- the flgB gene encoding flagellar basal body rod protein FlgB: protein MSEMWQSVDRLSNMASYYLERTKVIQSNIANADTPGYKPKELIFEKELTQQIELKKENPKHIDPFPETKTEKKIIELDNFSGYDGNSVDVQEELAKLAESSIMYKSMVETMKKEFSKLKLAITGR, encoded by the coding sequence ATGAGTGAGATGTGGCAGAGTGTGGACAGACTATCAAATATGGCATCATACTATCTTGAAAGAACAAAGGTCATTCAGAGCAATATCGCAAATGCGGACACTCCTGGTTACAAACCAAAGGAGCTTATTTTTGAAAAAGAGTTGACCCAGCAGATAGAATTAAAAAAAGAGAATCCAAAACATATAGACCCTTTTCCGGAAACAAAAACAGAAAAAAAGATAATTGAACTGGATAATTTTTCCGGATATGACGGCAACAGTGTTGATGTTCAGGAAGAGTTGGCAAAACTAGCCGAAAGTTCCATAATGTACAAATCCATGGTCGAGACAATGAAAAAAGAGTTTTCAAAGCTTAAACTCGCCATAACCGGGAGGTAA
- a CDS encoding flagellar biosynthetic protein FliO, with product MLEYGEILKLLASFSIIVIFIYSIYYYINRSGFGVFGKVGSGKAIKIEEIKHLSKNRSLILVKVKDTVFFLSSDDSGIKKIKEWNEKQDTEENREFDTDKKS from the coding sequence TTGCTTGAATACGGTGAGATATTGAAGCTTCTCGCCTCTTTTTCCATAATTGTAATTTTCATCTATTCAATCTATTACTATATTAACAGATCAGGTTTCGGCGTTTTCGGTAAAGTCGGGAGCGGCAAAGCTATTAAAATAGAAGAGATAAAACATCTGTCCAAAAATAGATCTTTGATATTGGTGAAGGTAAAAGATACAGTTTTTTTTCTTTCATCGGATGATAGCGGAATAAAAAAGATAAAAGAGTGGAATGAAAAACAAGATACAGAAGAAAACAGAGAGTTTGATACAGACAAAAAATCATAA
- the flgC gene encoding flagellar basal body rod protein FlgC, translating into MLFKGLEISQTGMAAQKIRIDIVSSNLANINSTNDINTEPYRRKIPVFEAVLDSEMEEGKNLPLAKVRVKEVVEDPSPFKLKYDPSNPLADENGYVRLPNIDPMREMVDMMSAMRSYEANLTSFNTHKDMLLKALEILRV; encoded by the coding sequence ATGCTGTTTAAAGGACTCGAAATTTCCCAGACGGGAATGGCTGCGCAAAAGATAAGAATAGATATAGTTTCAAGCAATCTGGCAAATATCAATTCAACAAACGATATAAACACAGAACCATACAGAAGAAAAATCCCTGTTTTTGAAGCTGTTCTTGATAGTGAAATGGAAGAGGGGAAAAATCTGCCTCTCGCAAAAGTTAGGGTAAAAGAGGTTGTAGAAGACCCCTCTCCTTTCAAATTGAAATATGACCCGTCAAATCCCCTTGCAGATGAAAACGGTTATGTGCGTCTGCCAAACATCGATCCGATGAGAGAGATGGTTGATATGATGTCGGCTATGAGAAGTTATGAGGCGAATCTGACCTCTTTCAATACACACAAAGATATGCTGCTCAAAGCGCTTGAGATTTTGAGAGTGTAG
- the fliF gene encoding flagellar basal-body MS-ring/collar protein FliF, whose protein sequence is MALDFNTLTQKTLSLFKNEKSLKAVFMILGFAAIILLLAAILMKNVTKEDYAVLYTHLSPDDAGSILSVLQEERIKYKIEGNGSIILVPQKNLYDIRLKLAAKGLPSSKVVGFEIFDEPKMGATHFQENINYLRAIEGELARTVKQLDAVQNAKVNIALPKSSIFARDEENAKASVILKLWPGRDLNKEQVKAVVFLVSHAVEKLNPQNVTVVDNRGRVLTDMLEPSEEERPSDAVEMKKKIEREIEKSVQSMLSKALGPQKVVVRASVDIESSKVSQQDELYDPDKVAVVSERKIQEKEKGYRKKPEGMPGTATNVPAVIDRQQKEDVVKEKSRKDVTTNYDVSKSIIKTQKNLFSIKKLSVGVLVDGRYKTVKDGNNTETKEFVPRSKEELAIYEELVKSAIGFDPKRGDKVTVVSVPFEAPEAIEERRMAEGLTAKEMALLAAIGVLALVIIALIGFLTVKGLKAKKEAKMAEEAAFAESMEEMKTMHEKEIELLDLEREPAYQKILQMTDENPQMIADMISKWMKEETK, encoded by the coding sequence TTGGCACTGGACTTTAATACACTTACACAAAAGACTCTGTCGCTTTTTAAGAACGAAAAGAGTCTCAAAGCTGTTTTTATGATCTTGGGTTTTGCAGCAATAATTTTGCTTTTGGCTGCAATTTTGATGAAAAATGTAACAAAAGAGGATTATGCGGTTCTATATACACATCTGAGTCCCGATGATGCGGGTAGTATACTCAGTGTTTTGCAGGAAGAGCGTATAAAATACAAAATTGAAGGAAACGGAAGCATTATTCTTGTTCCGCAGAAAAATCTTTATGATATCAGGCTGAAACTTGCTGCCAAAGGTCTTCCCTCTTCAAAAGTAGTCGGTTTTGAAATATTCGACGAACCCAAAATGGGAGCTACCCATTTTCAGGAAAATATCAATTATCTGCGTGCTATCGAAGGAGAGCTTGCAAGGACTGTAAAGCAGCTTGATGCGGTACAGAATGCAAAAGTAAACATTGCACTGCCAAAAAGCTCAATTTTTGCAAGAGACGAGGAAAATGCCAAAGCATCTGTTATTTTAAAGCTCTGGCCCGGCAGAGATTTGAATAAAGAGCAGGTAAAGGCTGTTGTGTTTTTGGTTTCCCATGCTGTAGAAAAACTGAACCCCCAAAACGTAACGGTTGTTGACAATCGGGGCCGTGTGCTTACTGATATGCTTGAACCATCAGAGGAGGAGAGACCCTCGGATGCAGTTGAAATGAAGAAGAAAATTGAAAGAGAGATAGAAAAAAGCGTTCAGTCTATGCTATCCAAAGCACTGGGACCCCAAAAGGTGGTTGTAAGAGCAAGCGTGGATATAGAAAGTTCCAAAGTCAGTCAGCAAGATGAACTGTATGACCCGGACAAGGTTGCGGTTGTAAGCGAAAGAAAAATACAGGAAAAAGAGAAAGGCTACAGAAAAAAACCGGAAGGTATGCCGGGGACTGCTACAAATGTTCCTGCTGTGATTGACCGGCAGCAAAAAGAAGATGTTGTAAAGGAGAAAAGCAGGAAAGACGTCACTACAAATTATGATGTATCAAAATCTATAATTAAGACACAAAAAAATCTTTTTTCCATAAAAAAACTTAGTGTGGGTGTGCTTGTCGACGGAAGATACAAAACGGTAAAAGACGGCAACAATACCGAAACAAAAGAGTTTGTACCAAGGTCAAAAGAGGAGTTGGCTATCTATGAAGAGCTTGTAAAGAGTGCTATCGGATTTGATCCAAAAAGAGGAGATAAAGTTACAGTAGTCAGTGTTCCGTTTGAAGCGCCTGAGGCCATAGAGGAGAGGAGAATGGCTGAGGGGCTCACTGCTAAAGAGATGGCGCTGCTTGCGGCAATAGGAGTATTGGCTCTGGTTATTATTGCACTTATAGGCTTTTTAACCGTGAAAGGACTTAAGGCGAAAAAAGAGGCAAAAATGGCTGAAGAAGCTGCTTTTGCAGAATCTATGGAAGAGATGAAAACAATGCATGAAAAAGAGATTGAACTTCTTGATCTGGAGCGAGAGCCTGCTTACCAAAAAATTCTTCAGATGACCGATGAAAATCCTCAGATGATTGCCGATATGATAAGCAAATGGATGAAAGAAGAGACGAAATAG
- a CDS encoding sigma-70 family RNA polymerase sigma factor produces the protein MDFDRDKKQEIILEHTPLVKKVASKIYFKLPKDAGIEYDDLVNTGIIGLIKAIDMYNKDKAKFSTYAYIKIRGEILDFLRSLHIVPRSMREKIKKEREENPDAKETPLSNLAIMLSMEKALGSDGSLKISDTLVSDDRSPEEEAIISEMREQIEEAMQELGDKERAALQMFFFEEREPKEISQILGISQSRVSQLKSQAIIKVKKILTRLERI, from the coding sequence ATGGATTTTGACAGAGATAAAAAACAGGAAATTATACTAGAACATACGCCACTGGTAAAAAAGGTGGCAAGCAAAATCTATTTCAAACTGCCCAAAGATGCCGGTATTGAGTATGATGATCTTGTAAATACCGGAATTATAGGTTTAATTAAAGCAATAGATATGTATAATAAAGACAAAGCCAAATTTTCAACATATGCATACATTAAAATAAGGGGAGAGATTCTAGATTTTCTAAGAAGCCTTCATATAGTACCTAGAAGTATGAGGGAGAAGATTAAAAAAGAGAGAGAGGAAAATCCGGATGCAAAAGAGACCCCTTTGTCAAATTTGGCTATAATGCTCAGTATGGAGAAAGCTCTTGGGAGTGACGGTTCGCTTAAAATATCTGATACTCTTGTCAGTGATGACAGAAGTCCGGAGGAAGAAGCGATTATAAGCGAAATGAGAGAACAGATAGAAGAGGCTATGCAAGAGCTCGGTGATAAAGAGCGGGCAGCTTTGCAGATGTTCTTTTTTGAAGAGAGAGAACCAAAAGAGATTTCACAGATTTTGGGAATTTCCCAATCCAGAGTTTCACAACTGAAATCACAGGCAATAATAAAAGTAAAAAAGATACTTACAAGACTGGAGCGTATTTAA